Proteins from a genomic interval of Sphingopyxis sp. QXT-31:
- a CDS encoding N-succinylarginine dihydrolase: MMLTEINFDGIIGPTHNYAGLSRGNIASVSNAGDVSQPRAAALQGLDKMRHNLALGLPQGFFCPLDRPDAAWLEVLGTTLDAAEPHLRAQAWSASSMWAANAATVSPAPDSGDGKCHLTVANLVTMPHRSHEWQGTLKQLKLAFANPAFAVHGPVPAPFGDEGAANHMRLCDGHGSPGVEIFVYGVGGGRFPARQHLDASKAIARHHRLDPKRTLFIRQSDTAIQGGAFHNDVVAVANERVLFTHETAFHDRDAAHAEIRAAFPSVEIVEVPAEAVSLPDAIKSYLFNAQLVSLSDGGGMGLVLPTEAQAIPAVWNWLEAHVAGNGPIRRLLPVDVRQSMANGGGPACLRLRVVADPNAVDPRFMADADMLDRISEVVAKHWPEAIVAGDLGSAGLTADVRRARGALLATLGLGELE, encoded by the coding sequence CTGATGCTGACCGAGATCAATTTCGACGGGATCATCGGCCCGACGCACAACTACGCCGGGCTCAGCCGCGGCAATATCGCGTCGGTGAGCAACGCCGGCGATGTGTCGCAGCCGCGCGCCGCGGCGCTGCAGGGCCTCGACAAGATGCGCCACAATTTGGCGCTCGGGCTGCCGCAGGGTTTCTTTTGCCCGCTCGACCGGCCCGATGCCGCGTGGCTCGAGGTGCTCGGGACGACGCTCGATGCCGCCGAGCCGCATCTGCGCGCGCAGGCCTGGTCGGCCTCGTCGATGTGGGCCGCCAATGCCGCGACGGTCTCCCCCGCGCCCGACAGCGGCGATGGCAAATGCCACCTCACGGTCGCGAACCTGGTCACCATGCCGCACCGCAGCCACGAGTGGCAGGGCACGCTGAAGCAGCTGAAGCTCGCCTTCGCGAACCCCGCCTTCGCGGTGCACGGCCCGGTGCCCGCGCCCTTCGGCGATGAAGGGGCTGCGAACCATATGCGCCTCTGCGACGGCCATGGCTCGCCGGGGGTCGAGATCTTCGTCTATGGCGTGGGCGGCGGGCGCTTCCCCGCGCGCCAGCATCTCGACGCATCGAAGGCGATCGCGCGCCACCACCGGCTCGACCCGAAGCGCACGCTCTTCATCCGCCAGTCGGACACCGCGATCCAGGGCGGCGCCTTCCACAACGACGTCGTCGCGGTCGCCAACGAGCGCGTGCTCTTCACCCACGAAACCGCCTTCCACGACCGCGACGCCGCGCATGCAGAGATTCGCGCGGCGTTTCCGTCGGTCGAGATCGTCGAGGTGCCCGCCGAGGCGGTGAGCCTGCCCGATGCGATCAAGTCCTATCTGTTCAACGCGCAGCTGGTGTCGCTGTCAGACGGCGGCGGCATGGGCCTCGTGCTGCCGACCGAGGCGCAGGCGATCCCCGCGGTGTGGAACTGGCTGGAGGCGCATGTCGCGGGCAACGGCCCGATCCGCCGCCTGCTGCCCGTCGACGTCCGCCAGTCGATGGCGAACGGCGGCGGCCCGGCTTGCCTGCGGCTGCGCGTCGTTGCCGATCCCAACGCGGTGGATCCGCGCTTCATGGCCGATGCGGATATGCTCGACCGGATTTCGGAGGTGGTGGCGAAGCACTGGCCCGAGGCGATCGTCGCGGGCGACCTGGGCTCGGCCGGGCTGACCGCCGATGTGCGGCGGGCGCGCGGGGCGTTGCTGGCGACGCTGGGATTGGGCGAGTTGGAGTAG
- a CDS encoding arginine N-succinyltransferase, giving the protein MNYVIRAAKPGDLQSIYEMAKLTGGGFTNLPPDKKALRAKLERTEASFASDKEYPSDELYLMMLEDLDSGEVRGTCQIFGQVGQRWPFYSYRIGTDSKHSEQLGRTFHAQVLMLSNDLNGASEVGGLFLHPAARAGGLGLLLARSRYLFIARHRPRFADRILAELRGVIDEAGGSPFWDGVAGKFFGMNFQEADQFNAVHGNQFIADLMPKHPVYIAMLSDHARSVIGVPHPTGRAAMRMLENEGFAFENYVDIFDGGPTMTARTDQVASVRDARHVEVTGVRDGGEDALVAAGRLADFRCCFGKVGADGTIDADTARILGVGAGDAISWIAR; this is encoded by the coding sequence GTGAATTATGTGATCCGGGCGGCCAAGCCGGGCGATTTGCAGAGCATTTACGAGATGGCGAAGCTGACCGGCGGCGGCTTTACCAACCTGCCCCCCGACAAAAAGGCCTTGCGCGCCAAGCTCGAACGCACCGAGGCGAGTTTCGCGTCGGACAAGGAATATCCGTCGGACGAGCTGTACCTCATGATGCTCGAGGATCTCGACAGCGGCGAAGTGCGCGGGACGTGCCAGATTTTCGGGCAGGTCGGCCAGCGCTGGCCCTTCTACAGCTACCGCATCGGCACCGACAGCAAGCATAGCGAGCAGCTCGGCCGTACCTTTCACGCGCAGGTGCTGATGCTGAGCAACGACCTCAACGGCGCGAGCGAGGTCGGCGGGCTGTTCCTGCACCCCGCGGCGCGCGCCGGCGGGCTCGGGCTGCTGCTCGCGCGTTCGCGCTACCTGTTCATTGCGCGCCACCGCCCGCGCTTCGCCGACCGCATCCTCGCCGAGCTGCGCGGCGTGATCGACGAGGCGGGTGGCTCGCCCTTCTGGGACGGGGTCGCGGGCAAATTCTTCGGGATGAATTTCCAGGAGGCCGACCAGTTCAACGCGGTGCACGGCAACCAGTTCATCGCCGACCTGATGCCCAAGCACCCCGTCTATATCGCGATGCTCAGCGACCATGCACGCAGCGTCATCGGCGTGCCGCACCCGACCGGGCGCGCCGCAATGCGGATGCTGGAAAATGAGGGCTTCGCCTTCGAAAACTACGTCGACATCTTCGACGGCGGCCCGACGATGACCGCGCGCACCGACCAGGTCGCGAGCGTCCGCGACGCCCGGCATGTCGAGGTGACCGGGGTCCGCGACGGCGGCGAGGATGCGCTGGTCGCGGCCGGGCGGCTCGCCGATTTCCGCTGCTGTTTCGGCAAGGTCGGCGCCGACGGCACGATCGACGCCGACACCGCGCGCATATTGGGCGTCGGTGCGGGCGACGCGATCAGCTGGATCGCGCGCTGA
- a CDS encoding DedA family protein — MTDFILNLIQSWGYAGIFVLMLLENVFPPIPSEVIMGLGGIAVAKGRFDFWKLVAVAVAGTTLGNYVWYAIGRWIGYERLKPFIDRHGRWLTLDWNEVERLHNFFLKHGPAIVFVARFMPVARTMVSLPAGMVKMNQLKFLAWTAAGSTIWIAALAGAGTWFGKFANLDAFIGPVALVAIGSLVLVYVWRVVRWKPKAKEEEA; from the coding sequence ATGACCGACTTCATCCTGAACCTGATCCAGTCGTGGGGCTATGCGGGCATCTTCGTGCTGATGTTGCTCGAAAACGTCTTCCCGCCGATCCCGTCCGAAGTGATCATGGGCCTCGGCGGCATCGCGGTCGCCAAGGGGCGCTTCGATTTCTGGAAACTCGTGGCGGTCGCCGTGGCGGGGACGACGCTCGGCAATTATGTCTGGTACGCGATCGGCCGCTGGATCGGTTACGAGCGATTGAAGCCCTTCATCGACCGCCACGGCCGCTGGCTGACGCTCGACTGGAACGAGGTCGAACGGCTGCATAATTTTTTCCTGAAGCACGGCCCCGCGATCGTCTTCGTGGCGCGCTTCATGCCTGTCGCGCGCACGATGGTTTCGCTGCCCGCGGGCATGGTGAAGATGAACCAGCTCAAATTCCTCGCCTGGACCGCCGCGGGCTCGACAATCTGGATCGCGGCGCTTGCGGGCGCGGGCACCTGGTTCGGCAAGTTCGCCAATCTCGACGCCTTTATCGGCCCGGTGGCGCTGGTCGCCATCGGCTCGCTCGTGCTGGTCTATGTGTGGCGGGTTGTACGGTGGAAGCCAAAGGCGAAAGAAGAAGAGGCCTAA
- a CDS encoding DUF4287 domain-containing protein — translation MADEFATMAENLRTKTGKTLDEWIAVARASGIGAHMALVNHLKAEHGLGHGYANMVVHAANASSSLSQDDNALVDAAFDGARAPWRPLYDRLVALVQRFGDDVELAPKKGYVSLRRKKQFALLMPSTKDRFDIGLALKGKEPTGRLELAGSWNAMVSHRVRIAADAEADEQVAGWLRAAYDRAG, via the coding sequence ATGGCCGACGAATTTGCGACGATGGCGGAAAATCTCCGCACCAAGACGGGCAAGACGCTCGACGAATGGATCGCGGTGGCGCGGGCGAGCGGCATCGGCGCGCATATGGCGCTCGTCAATCATCTGAAGGCCGAGCATGGGCTGGGGCACGGCTATGCCAATATGGTCGTGCACGCCGCCAACGCTTCGTCGTCGTTATCGCAGGACGACAACGCGCTGGTCGACGCCGCGTTCGACGGTGCGAGGGCGCCTTGGCGTCCGCTCTACGACCGGCTGGTGGCGCTTGTGCAACGCTTCGGTGACGACGTCGAACTGGCGCCCAAGAAGGGCTATGTCAGCCTCCGCCGCAAGAAGCAGTTCGCGCTGCTGATGCCCTCGACCAAGGACCGCTTCGACATCGGCCTCGCACTCAAGGGCAAGGAACCAACGGGCAGGCTCGAACTCGCGGGCAGCTGGAATGCGATGGTATCGCACCGCGTGCGGATCGCCGCCGATGCCGAGGCCGACGAGCAGGTCGCGGGCTGGCTGCGCGCCGCCTATGACCGCGCGGGTTAG
- the rsmI gene encoding 16S rRNA (cytidine(1402)-2'-O)-methyltransferase, which yields MPKSTISDSPLPGLYIVATPIGNLGDITPRAAATLAHADVIAAEDTRVTAKLLAHLGLRISMTPYHDHSDERTRAALVARMESEVVVLVSDAGTPLISDPGYKLVRDARAAGRHVTTLPGPCAAIAAITLSGLPSDRFLFAGFLPNKAKARADTIAEFGGLRASLVFYESGPRLSAALAALAEGLGDREAAVAREISKLYEECVTGTLSELSARYADAPPKGEIVIVVGPPGEVVAEEADDATLDAALRDAMADRPVAQAAKAIAKRFGLDRHDVYARALALRDAG from the coding sequence ATGCCGAAATCCACCATCTCAGATTCTCCCTTGCCCGGTCTCTATATCGTCGCGACCCCCATCGGCAACCTCGGCGACATCACCCCGCGCGCCGCGGCGACGCTGGCGCACGCCGATGTGATCGCCGCCGAAGACACGCGTGTGACGGCGAAGCTGCTGGCGCACCTGGGCTTGCGGATTTCGATGACCCCCTATCACGACCATAGCGACGAACGCACCCGCGCCGCGCTGGTTGCGCGGATGGAGAGCGAAGTCGTCGTGCTGGTCAGCGACGCCGGCACCCCGCTGATCAGCGATCCGGGCTACAAGCTGGTCCGCGACGCGCGCGCGGCGGGGCGGCACGTGACCACCCTGCCCGGCCCCTGCGCCGCGATCGCCGCGATCACGCTGTCGGGGCTGCCGAGCGACCGCTTCCTCTTCGCGGGTTTCCTGCCGAACAAGGCCAAGGCGCGCGCCGACACCATCGCCGAATTCGGGGGGCTGCGCGCCAGTCTTGTTTTTTACGAAAGCGGGCCGCGGCTGTCGGCGGCGCTCGCGGCGCTGGCCGAGGGACTCGGCGACCGCGAGGCGGCGGTCGCGCGCGAGATCAGCAAGCTCTACGAGGAGTGCGTCACCGGCACGCTCAGCGAGTTGTCGGCGCGCTACGCCGACGCGCCGCCCAAGGGCGAGATCGTGATCGTCGTCGGCCCGCCGGGCGAGGTCGTCGCCGAAGAGGCCGACGACGCCACGCTCGACGCCGCGCTGCGCGATGCGATGGCCGATAGGCCCGTCGCGCAGGCAGCAAAGGCCATCGCCAAACGCTTCGGGCTCGACCGCCATGACGTCTACGCCCGCGCACTAGCCCTCAGGGACGCCGGGTGA
- the gshB gene encoding glutathione synthase, translating to MTLRAAVQMDPMDGININGDSSFHLMLSALERGYTLYHYDVRGLTWEAGRLTTKAHRVLEAKREAGAHYKFGDEVLLDLGRDIDVVLMRQDPPFDLGYLTGTWLLERLAGQTLVVNDPVSVRNAPEKVFVLDFPQFMPPTMVTRDLDAVKDFQARHGAVVIKPLHGNGGKAVFKVDADGGNLGALVELFGQVWPEPFMVQQFLPSVSQGDKRIVLVDGEVAGAINRKPGEGEFRSNLAVGGYAEATELTPREQEICAALGPALRERGLVFVGIDVIGGEWLTEINVTSPTGIVAIDRFNNSDTAGLIWDAIIRRIG from the coding sequence ATGACCCTGCGCGCCGCGGTGCAAATGGACCCGATGGATGGTATCAACATTAATGGCGACAGCAGTTTCCACCTGATGCTCAGCGCGCTCGAACGCGGCTACACCCTCTATCATTACGACGTCCGCGGGCTGACCTGGGAAGCCGGCCGGCTCACCACCAAGGCGCACCGCGTCCTCGAAGCGAAGCGCGAGGCGGGCGCCCATTACAAATTCGGCGACGAAGTGCTGCTCGACCTCGGCCGCGATATCGACGTCGTGCTGATGCGCCAGGACCCGCCCTTCGACCTCGGTTACCTTACCGGCACTTGGCTGCTCGAACGGCTTGCGGGGCAGACGCTCGTCGTCAACGATCCCGTTTCGGTGCGCAACGCCCCCGAAAAGGTCTTCGTGCTCGACTTCCCCCAATTCATGCCGCCGACGATGGTCACGCGCGACCTAGACGCGGTGAAGGATTTCCAGGCGCGCCACGGCGCCGTCGTGATCAAGCCGCTCCACGGCAATGGCGGCAAGGCGGTGTTCAAGGTCGACGCCGACGGCGGCAACCTCGGCGCGCTGGTCGAACTGTTCGGGCAGGTGTGGCCCGAACCCTTCATGGTCCAGCAATTCCTGCCGAGCGTCAGCCAGGGCGACAAGCGCATCGTGCTCGTCGACGGCGAGGTCGCGGGCGCGATCAACCGCAAGCCCGGCGAAGGCGAGTTCCGCTCGAACCTCGCGGTCGGCGGCTATGCCGAGGCGACCGAACTCACGCCGCGCGAACAGGAAATCTGCGCCGCGCTGGGCCCGGCCTTGCGCGAACGCGGGCTGGTGTTCGTCGGCATCGACGTGATCGGCGGCGAATGGCTGACCGAAATCAACGTCACCTCGCCCACCGGGATCGTCGCGATCGACCGCTTCAACAACAGCGATACGGCGGGGCTGATCTGGGACGCGATCATCAGGCGGATCGGCTGA
- a CDS encoding YraN family protein has product MKRAEAEARGRKAERRAAWWLRLHGWRILGQRLRVTVGEVDLVARRGRTVAFIEVKWRDKAEDLGLAVDHYRLRRVAAAAEMLSPRFARPQDDIRIDVMLLAPGRLPRHLVHVWQP; this is encoded by the coding sequence GTGAAACGCGCGGAGGCCGAGGCGCGCGGGCGCAAGGCCGAGCGCCGCGCCGCCTGGTGGCTGCGCCTCCACGGCTGGCGCATCCTTGGCCAGCGGCTCCGCGTCACCGTCGGCGAGGTCGACCTCGTCGCGCGGCGCGGCCGCACCGTCGCCTTCATCGAAGTGAAGTGGCGCGACAAGGCCGAAGACCTCGGCCTCGCGGTCGATCATTATCGCCTGCGCCGCGTCGCCGCCGCTGCCGAAATGCTGTCCCCGCGCTTCGCCCGGCCGCAGGACGATATCAGGATCGACGTGATGCTCCTTGCGCCGGGGCGCCTGCCACGCCATCTGGTCCACGTCTGGCAGCCTTAG
- a CDS encoding penicillin-binding protein activator produces MAETAAQRQKIASPRRHMLRMAATIAMAGFLAACQVVPKAEGPVAPPPPERPPETGIEPGLPTDTDRHRVALLVPQTGPNADVGNAIANATTLALLDTRTERVRITTYDTALGAGAAARQAIADGNKLILGPLLTEDVTAVAPIAREAKIPVLSFSNDSGVAGNGVFIMGFVPGQSVERVVAYARSKGHARFGALVPKNVYGDRSAAAFRAAVTEAGGTLVAVESYDRSATALTGAARRIANAGAMDAVLIADSGANAIRAVPIVKGAGGKQILGTELWNTEATLGSNAAMRGSWFASVSDGLYGQMAGNYRTRYGRAPYRLASLGYDSVLLTVRIAREWKPGTAFPASRLLSADGFGGIDGIFRFNNRGIAMRALEVSEVGAGGFRVIDPAPTKWPDAK; encoded by the coding sequence ATGGCAGAAACTGCGGCGCAGCGCCAAAAAATTGCGTCGCCGCGGCGGCACATGCTGCGGATGGCAGCGACGATCGCGATGGCGGGCTTCCTCGCGGCGTGTCAGGTGGTGCCGAAGGCCGAGGGGCCGGTCGCGCCGCCGCCGCCCGAGCGTCCGCCTGAAACGGGGATCGAGCCCGGGCTGCCCACCGACACCGACCGCCACCGCGTCGCGCTGCTGGTGCCGCAGACGGGTCCCAACGCCGACGTCGGCAATGCGATCGCCAACGCGACGACGCTGGCACTGCTCGACACCAGGACCGAGCGCGTGCGCATCACCACCTATGACACGGCGCTCGGCGCAGGGGCGGCGGCGCGGCAGGCGATCGCCGACGGCAACAAGCTGATCCTCGGCCCACTTTTGACCGAGGACGTTACCGCGGTCGCGCCGATCGCGCGCGAGGCGAAGATACCGGTGCTGAGCTTCTCGAACGACAGCGGCGTCGCGGGCAACGGCGTCTTCATCATGGGCTTTGTTCCCGGCCAGTCGGTCGAGCGCGTCGTGGCCTATGCGCGCAGCAAGGGGCATGCCCGTTTCGGCGCGCTGGTGCCCAAGAATGTCTATGGCGACCGCTCGGCGGCGGCGTTCCGCGCGGCGGTGACCGAAGCTGGCGGCACGCTCGTCGCGGTCGAAAGCTATGACCGCAGCGCGACCGCGCTGACCGGCGCGGCGCGGCGGATCGCCAATGCCGGTGCGATGGACGCGGTGCTGATCGCCGATTCGGGCGCCAACGCCATCCGCGCGGTACCGATCGTGAAGGGCGCCGGCGGCAAACAGATCCTCGGGACCGAGCTGTGGAACACCGAGGCGACGCTGGGCAGCAACGCTGCGATGCGCGGGTCGTGGTTCGCCAGCGTGTCGGACGGCCTCTATGGCCAGATGGCGGGCAACTATCGCACGCGCTACGGCCGCGCGCCGTACCGGCTGGCGAGCCTGGGGTATGATTCGGTGCTGCTGACGGTGCGCATCGCGCGCGAATGGAAGCCGGGGACGGCGTTCCCCGCGAGCCGGCTGCTGTCGGCCGACGGTTTCGGCGGGATCGACGGGATTTTCCGCTTCAACAACCGCGGCATCGCGATGCGCGCGCTCGAGGTCAGCGAGGTCGGCGCCGGCGGCTTCCGCGTCATCGACCCCGCGCCGACCAAATGGCCCGACGCCAAGTGA
- a CDS encoding hydrolase — translation MTALTAPESATLDVAADAPMLSQVERWAAVNSGTGNLAGLKTVAGMLADSFAALPGDIRLVAPDPVESVDAAGNLKTTQRGDHLHLRVRPQAPVQLLLTGHMDTVFAADHPFQTLQWLEPGVLNGPGTADMKAGISVILAALTALEASPLAERVGYDVMINSDEETGSHASAALIAQLAKGKTAALTYEPALPDGTLAGARPGSGNFSVTVHGLSAHAGRNPDDGRNALLAAADLALRLAKLKSPELKVNPAKIDGGGPNNVVPDSAILRVNMRPSTPAAMVAAEAALRDAIASVSREHDVHCHLHGGFNRPPKPLDAAATRLFELVRDCGTALGLPPISWNATGGVCDGNNIAACGVPVVDTMGPRGGAIHSSDEFLIVDSLAERAQLSALTMMRIAERGTV, via the coding sequence ATGACCGCCCTCACCGCCCCCGAAAGCGCGACGCTCGACGTCGCCGCCGATGCGCCGATGCTGTCGCAGGTCGAGCGCTGGGCGGCGGTGAATAGCGGCACCGGGAACCTCGCGGGGCTGAAGACCGTGGCGGGGATGCTCGCCGACAGCTTTGCGGCGCTGCCCGGCGACATCCGGCTCGTCGCGCCCGATCCGGTCGAGAGCGTCGATGCCGCAGGGAATCTAAAGACCACCCAGCGCGGCGACCATCTGCACCTGCGCGTGCGGCCCCAGGCGCCGGTGCAGTTGCTGCTCACCGGGCATATGGACACGGTGTTCGCCGCCGATCATCCGTTCCAGACATTGCAGTGGCTGGAGCCTGGGGTGCTCAACGGCCCCGGCACCGCCGACATGAAGGCGGGGATTTCGGTGATCCTCGCCGCGCTGACCGCGCTCGAAGCCTCGCCGCTCGCGGAGCGCGTCGGTTACGATGTGATGATCAACAGCGACGAGGAGACGGGCAGCCACGCCTCCGCCGCGCTGATCGCGCAGCTCGCGAAAGGTAAGACCGCCGCGTTGACCTACGAACCCGCTCTGCCCGACGGCACGCTCGCGGGGGCGCGGCCGGGGAGCGGCAATTTCAGCGTCACCGTCCACGGGCTGTCGGCGCACGCCGGGCGCAACCCCGACGACGGGCGCAACGCGCTGCTCGCCGCCGCCGACCTTGCGCTGCGGCTGGCGAAGCTCAAATCGCCCGAGCTCAAGGTCAATCCCGCGAAGATCGACGGCGGCGGCCCGAACAATGTCGTGCCCGACAGCGCGATCCTGCGCGTCAACATGCGCCCCTCGACCCCCGCGGCGATGGTCGCGGCCGAAGCGGCGCTGCGCGATGCGATCGCCTCGGTGTCGCGTGAGCATGACGTGCATTGCCACCTCCACGGCGGCTTCAACCGCCCGCCCAAGCCGCTCGACGCCGCGGCGACGCGCCTGTTCGAGCTGGTGCGCGACTGCGGCACGGCGCTCGGCCTGCCGCCGATCAGCTGGAACGCGACGGGTGGGGTGTGCGACGGCAACAATATCGCGGCGTGCGGCGTGCCCGTGGTCGACACCATGGGCCCGCGCGGCGGCGCCATTCATAGTTCGGACGAATTTCTGATCGTCGACAGCCTGGCCGAACGGGCGCAATTGTCGGCGCTGACCATGATGAGAATAGCGGAACGGGGGACGGTGTGA
- a CDS encoding TetR/AcrR family transcriptional regulator, translating to MNAADTRGRILMTAMELFWEKGYLSTSVSDILSRSQVHSGSLYHFFPGKQDVLVGVLELYRDGIDEMLLAPNWEGVDDPIEKIFALLAGYRTHLIVTDCTYGCPIGSLALEIHEPDPVVRDLMAANFTNWSTAIAGCFDAAADRLPANTDAKALGEFVLTVMEGAVMQARTYRDIGYFDRNIAVLRDYITTLLAGAKSGSFA from the coding sequence ATGAACGCCGCCGATACGCGGGGCCGCATATTGATGACCGCGATGGAGCTGTTCTGGGAAAAGGGCTACCTCTCGACCTCGGTCAGCGACATTCTCTCGCGCAGCCAGGTCCATTCCGGCAGCCTCTATCATTTTTTCCCCGGCAAGCAGGACGTGCTCGTCGGCGTGCTCGAACTCTATCGCGACGGGATCGACGAGATGCTGCTCGCGCCGAACTGGGAGGGGGTCGACGATCCGATCGAGAAAATCTTCGCCTTGCTCGCGGGTTACCGAACGCATTTGATCGTCACCGACTGCACCTATGGTTGCCCGATCGGCAGCCTCGCGCTCGAGATCCACGAGCCCGACCCGGTGGTGCGCGACCTGATGGCGGCGAACTTCACCAATTGGTCTACCGCCATCGCGGGCTGCTTCGACGCCGCGGCCGATCGCCTGCCGGCGAACACCGACGCCAAGGCGCTCGGCGAGTTCGTGCTGACGGTGATGGAGGGCGCGGTGATGCAGGCGCGCACCTATCGCGACATCGGCTATTTCGACCGCAACATTGCTGTATTGCGCGACTATATCACCACATTGCTGGCGGGCGCAAAATCTGGTAGCTTTGCCTGA
- the infC gene encoding translation initiation factor IF-3, translated as MTRRPMAPMPPKNGPRYNEFIASPKVRVIDEEGENLGVMLTAEAIEQAASVGLDLVEVSPNADPPVCKFLDVGKFKYEAQKKANLARKSQKTQEIKEIKMRPNIDDHDFDVKMRKVFDFLGEGDKVKMTMRFRGREMSHTQLGLNVLQRVAEMTAEIAKVEAHPRTEGRQMLMVLAPK; from the coding sequence ATGACTCGCCGCCCGATGGCGCCGATGCCGCCGAAAAACGGCCCGCGATACAATGAATTCATCGCCTCCCCCAAAGTCCGCGTGATCGACGAGGAAGGCGAAAATCTGGGCGTGATGCTGACGGCCGAGGCCATCGAGCAGGCCGCGTCGGTCGGGCTGGACCTGGTCGAAGTGTCGCCGAACGCCGATCCGCCGGTGTGCAAGTTCCTCGACGTCGGCAAGTTCAAATATGAGGCGCAGAAAAAGGCGAACCTCGCGCGCAAGAGCCAGAAGACGCAGGAGATCAAGGAGATCAAGATGCGTCCGAACATCGACGATCATGATTTCGACGTGAAGATGCGCAAGGTGTTCGACTTCCTGGGCGAGGGCGACAAGGTCAAGATGACCATGCGCTTCCGCGGCCGCGAGATGAGCCACACCCAGCTCGGCCTCAACGTGCTGCAGCGCGTCGCCGAGATGACCGCCGAAATCGCCAAGGTCGAGGCGCATCCGCGCACCGAAGGCCGCCAGATGCTGATGGTGCTCGCGCCGAAGTGA
- a CDS encoding NRDE family protein — protein sequence MCVVALAHRAHPDWPLILVGNRDEFHGRPAAPLHQWDDGSGIVAGRDLQAGGTWLGVQPEQRRIVVVTNVRGALPDPDKESRGALVTDMLRGSGRFADPVLADLDRFNAFNLFAIAADEARLLSNRPAPRIEEFDRGIHALANEPVDAPCPRADRLVGVLRHHAKKPDPDFGALMAALTESDAPALFLPGELYGTRCSTLVAVSQTGSVMMMERRYDAQGRTTGRTSLTYDWGS from the coding sequence ATGTGCGTCGTCGCCCTTGCCCACCGTGCCCATCCCGACTGGCCCCTGATCCTCGTGGGCAATCGCGACGAATTCCACGGCCGCCCCGCCGCGCCGCTGCACCAGTGGGACGATGGCAGCGGCATCGTCGCGGGGCGCGACTTGCAGGCGGGCGGCACCTGGCTCGGTGTCCAGCCCGAGCAGCGCCGCATCGTCGTCGTGACCAATGTGCGCGGCGCCCTGCCCGACCCCGACAAGGAATCGCGCGGCGCGCTAGTGACCGACATGTTGCGCGGCAGCGGGCGTTTCGCCGATCCGGTCCTCGCCGACCTTGACCGCTTCAACGCCTTCAACCTGTTCGCGATCGCAGCGGACGAAGCGCGGCTGCTCAGCAATCGCCCGGCGCCGCGGATCGAGGAGTTCGACCGCGGCATTCACGCGCTCGCCAACGAGCCCGTCGATGCCCCCTGCCCGCGCGCCGACCGCCTTGTCGGCGTGCTGCGACATCACGCGAAGAAACCCGATCCCGATTTCGGCGCGCTGATGGCCGCGCTCACCGAAAGCGACGCCCCGGCGCTGTTCCTGCCGGGCGAACTCTATGGCACACGGTGCAGCACGCTCGTCGCGGTGTCGCAAACCGGGTCGGTGATGATGATGGAGCGCCGCTACGACGCACAGGGCCGCACGACGGGCCGGACCAGCCTGACGTACGACTGGGGCAGCTGA